In the Flagellimonas sp. MMG031 genome, one interval contains:
- the ccoG gene encoding cytochrome c oxidase accessory protein CcoG, with protein sequence MEENFRDSIGTITQEGKRNWIFPKKPSGRYYDYRKYVSYFLLIFLIAAPFVKINGHQFLLFNVLDRRFNIFGLPFWPQDFHLVVVSMIIGVIFIALFTVAYGRIFCGWMCPQTIFLEMVFRRIEYWIDGDRGAQMRLAKAPWTGKKLRKRLLKWFIFFVISFFIANIFLAYLIGSDQLLAYITDGPMAHLGTMIPLLIFTGVFYFIFAWFREQVCIIACPYGRLQGVLLDDKSIVVAYDHKRGEGENGRKKFRKNEDREALGHGDCIDCLQCVNVCPTGIDIRNGTQLECVNCTACIDECDHIMESIDKPKGLIRYASEDEITNKNKFKFTARMKGYTAVLVVLIGVLVGMLFMRNEVEANVLRLPGQLYERKADNIISNVYTYKLVNKTTKDIENVSFKLMSHNGEIKMVSQDTFTVPAEELAEGTLFIEINASALNGDKDQLEIGVYSGEKLIETTVTQFLAPRSYN encoded by the coding sequence ATGGAAGAGAATTTTAGGGATTCCATAGGCACAATCACACAAGAAGGTAAAAGGAACTGGATTTTTCCAAAGAAACCCAGCGGAAGGTACTATGATTACCGAAAGTATGTTAGTTACTTTCTGCTGATTTTCTTGATTGCAGCACCCTTTGTCAAAATCAATGGGCATCAATTTTTGCTGTTCAATGTGCTGGACCGACGGTTCAATATTTTTGGACTTCCATTTTGGCCGCAAGATTTTCATTTGGTGGTGGTGTCGATGATCATTGGAGTGATTTTCATCGCACTCTTTACGGTGGCCTATGGCCGTATTTTTTGTGGGTGGATGTGTCCCCAGACGATTTTTCTGGAAATGGTCTTCCGCCGGATAGAGTATTGGATCGATGGGGATAGGGGTGCTCAAATGCGATTGGCCAAGGCGCCTTGGACAGGTAAAAAGCTGAGGAAAAGACTGCTGAAGTGGTTCATCTTCTTTGTCATCTCCTTCTTTATAGCCAATATATTTTTGGCCTATTTGATCGGAAGCGACCAGTTGTTGGCCTACATTACCGATGGGCCCATGGCCCACTTGGGAACCATGATTCCCTTGTTGATTTTCACTGGAGTGTTCTATTTCATTTTTGCGTGGTTCAGAGAGCAGGTATGCATCATTGCATGTCCTTATGGACGATTACAGGGCGTGCTCTTGGATGATAAATCCATTGTTGTGGCCTACGACCACAAACGTGGAGAGGGTGAAAATGGCCGGAAAAAGTTCAGAAAAAACGAAGATAGGGAAGCACTTGGGCATGGTGACTGTATTGATTGCCTGCAATGTGTAAATGTATGTCCCACGGGGATTGACATCCGCAACGGAACACAGTTGGAATGCGTAAACTGTACGGCCTGTATTGATGAGTGCGACCATATCATGGAAAGTATCGATAAACCCAAAGGGTTGATCAGATACGCCAGCGAGGACGAAATAACCAACAAGAACAAATTTAAGTTCACCGCCCGTATGAAGGGATACACTGCCGTGCTCGTGGTTTTGATAGGAGTTTTGGTGGGAATGTTGTTCATGCGGAACGAGGTCGAGGCGAACGTATTAAGGTTACCTGGACAGTTGTACGAGCGGAAGGCGGACAATATCATCAGCAATGTGTATACCTATAAATTGGTAAACAAAACCACGAAGGATATCGAAAATGTGTCCTTTAAGCTGATGTCGCACAATGGGGAAATCAAAATGGTGTCACAAGATACATTCACAGTTCCAGCTGAAGAACTTGCGGAGGGAACGCTCTTTATAGAGATCAACGCATCCGCACTCAATGGCGATAAAGATCAACTCGAAATTGGAGTTTACAGCGGAGAAAAACTCATAGAAACTACGGTGACACAGTTTTTGGCACCGAGAAGTTATAATTAA
- a CDS encoding FixH family protein produces the protein MKINWGTGIVLAFIGFIGFILYFVIRMSTDDRANHDLVTEEYYKKELTYQKQIDASKTATEMGANLTVEKTDEGLVISFPERFDPKKISGTVSLYRPSNKHLDTNFPISLSNTHLLIPDNRLVDGRWDISIDWNYEGNSFLHKEKLVY, from the coding sequence ATGAAAATCAATTGGGGAACCGGAATCGTATTGGCATTTATAGGCTTCATAGGCTTTATCCTATACTTTGTGATACGGATGAGTACCGATGACAGGGCCAACCACGATTTGGTTACGGAAGAATATTATAAAAAAGAGCTGACCTATCAAAAACAGATAGACGCCTCAAAAACGGCGACCGAAATGGGTGCCAACCTTACCGTTGAAAAAACGGACGAGGGTTTGGTCATTTCTTTTCCAGAACGTTTCGACCCCAAAAAAATAAGTGGAACAGTGTCCCTATACAGACCGTCTAACAAGCACTTGGATACTAACTTTCCTATAAGTTTGTCCAATACACATTTGCTCATACCTGACAATCGCTTGGTAGACGGTCGCTGGGACATTTCCATAGACTGGAATTACGAAGGTAACTCCTTTTTACATAAAGAAAAACTGGTGTACTGA
- a CDS encoding sulfite exporter TauE/SafE family protein, which produces MLTSALVLGLLGSLHCLGMCGPIAFMLPLDHSNTMKKTTQLSIYHLGRLLAYGIIGVLFGLLGKGLALFGIQQKLSIGIGLLMIVLVLVPAKYLNRHKLLTPIYSIIGKVKSKLGAELKKKTPDTFLTIGFLNGFLPCGLVYMALLGAVAMGNAMQGGLYMMIFGLGTVPLMSVVVYSKGMIRGAIKAKIQKLIPVFVVIIGILFIIRGLGLGIPYVSPKAAPADAVTATIECHQP; this is translated from the coding sequence ATGTTGACCTCTGCTTTGGTTCTGGGACTTTTGGGAAGTCTGCACTGTTTGGGCATGTGCGGACCCATAGCTTTTATGTTGCCTTTGGACCATAGCAACACCATGAAAAAGACCACACAGCTCTCCATTTACCATTTGGGCAGATTGTTGGCCTACGGAATCATAGGGGTGCTATTTGGATTGTTGGGCAAGGGATTGGCCCTGTTCGGGATACAACAAAAGCTCTCTATCGGGATAGGTCTGCTCATGATTGTCTTGGTATTGGTTCCTGCAAAATATTTGAACAGGCATAAGCTTTTAACACCCATTTATTCGATAATTGGTAAGGTGAAATCCAAACTTGGGGCCGAATTGAAAAAGAAAACACCGGACACTTTTTTGACCATTGGATTCCTGAACGGGTTTTTGCCCTGTGGGTTGGTGTATATGGCCCTTTTGGGCGCTGTAGCCATGGGCAACGCTATGCAGGGAGGTCTTTATATGATGATTTTCGGCCTGGGAACCGTCCCTTTAATGTCTGTCGTAGTTTATTCCAAAGGAATGATCAGAGGTGCCATAAAAGCTAAAATTCAAAAATTGATACCGGTATTTGTGGTGATCATAGGTATTTTGTTTATTATACGTGGACTTGGATTGGGAATCCCTTATGTTTCCCCCAAGGCGGCCCCTGCGGATGCAGTAACGGCGACCATAGAATGCCATCAACCCTAA
- a CDS encoding acetyl-CoA hydrolase/transferase C-terminal domain-containing protein — protein MKITSAEEAVGIVKSGDRVFFQGAAMTPNELIDALCDRHKELKDVEIISIHTEGDAKYTREPYCEAFTLNACFVGGNVRNFVNSYMGDYIPVFLSEIPWLFADEYLPLDVAFVQVSPPDKHGYCSLGVSVDVALPAIRTAKKIVAQINPQVPRTHGTGIVHVDEIVFATEVNRPIHAHLPTEPSEVEHAIGKHVASLIEDGATLQMGIGNIPNAVLSNLGNHKNLGIHTEMFSDGVLPLLESGVINGKEKAVKRGKIVSCFAVGSQKLYDFIDDNPICDFRDSGYTNDTARIRRNPKATAINSAIEIDLTGQVCADTIGGYQFSGVGGQMDFMRGASLSKGGKPIIAMSATTKKGVSKITPFLKQGAGVTTTRAHMHYVATEYGVVNLFGKNLKQRASALISIAHPDHREELERAAYERFHG, from the coding sequence ATGAAAATAACATCAGCGGAAGAAGCGGTAGGAATTGTAAAATCAGGAGACCGGGTCTTTTTCCAAGGAGCGGCAATGACGCCCAACGAATTGATCGATGCACTCTGCGACCGTCACAAGGAATTGAAGGACGTGGAAATCATTTCCATTCATACCGAAGGAGATGCCAAATATACCAGGGAACCCTATTGTGAGGCCTTCACCCTGAACGCATGCTTTGTGGGCGGAAACGTTAGGAACTTCGTAAACTCGTATATGGGGGATTACATCCCTGTTTTTTTAAGTGAGATACCTTGGTTGTTTGCCGACGAGTATTTGCCCTTGGATGTGGCCTTTGTTCAAGTATCCCCTCCGGACAAGCATGGTTACTGTTCGTTGGGAGTATCGGTGGATGTGGCATTGCCGGCCATCCGAACTGCAAAAAAAATAGTGGCACAAATTAATCCGCAGGTGCCTAGAACCCATGGTACAGGTATTGTCCATGTCGATGAAATCGTGTTCGCCACAGAGGTAAACAGGCCCATTCATGCACATCTGCCTACAGAACCTTCCGAAGTGGAACACGCCATTGGCAAACATGTGGCATCGTTGATCGAGGATGGCGCAACCCTACAAATGGGAATCGGTAACATTCCCAATGCGGTCTTGTCCAACCTGGGCAACCACAAAAACCTGGGTATCCATACCGAAATGTTCTCGGATGGCGTGCTGCCCTTGTTGGAAAGTGGTGTGATCAATGGAAAGGAAAAGGCGGTAAAACGAGGTAAAATTGTGAGCTGCTTTGCTGTAGGGTCTCAAAAATTATATGATTTCATCGACGATAACCCCATTTGTGATTTTAGGGATTCCGGATATACCAACGACACGGCCAGAATCCGAAGAAACCCCAAGGCAACGGCCATTAACAGTGCCATAGAGATCGATCTTACCGGTCAGGTTTGTGCCGATACCATTGGAGGGTACCAGTTCTCCGGGGTAGGGGGTCAAATGGATTTTATGAGGGGAGCCTCGCTTTCCAAGGGAGGAAAGCCTATTATCGCCATGTCCGCTACCACCAAAAAAGGTGTTTCCAAAATAACCCCATTTTTGAAACAAGGAGCGGGTGTCACCACCACTAGGGCACACATGCACTATGTGGCTACCGAATATGGCGTGGTAAACTTGTTCGGTAAAAACCTAAAACAGCGAGCCAGCGCCTTAATTTCGATTGCCCACCCCGATCATAGGGAAGAGTTGGAAAGAGCGGCTTACGAAAGATTCCATGGTTAA
- a CDS encoding universal stress protein, whose protein sequence is MRTSDVPVLVIKGNEAEDFDPKNFVFACDFEKESVPALKKAQKMAKILGSKLHMVYINTPGDEFLSTADAQSKIDAFLKEANTDLTVEIFNDYTVEKGVLNYSDEVDADLIGIPTHGRRGLSHFFMGSIGEDIANHAKAPVITFKI, encoded by the coding sequence GTGCGCACCTCAGATGTACCCGTATTGGTCATCAAAGGGAATGAGGCAGAGGATTTTGACCCCAAAAACTTCGTTTTTGCCTGTGATTTTGAGAAAGAAAGTGTCCCTGCTTTAAAAAAAGCCCAAAAAATGGCAAAAATCCTTGGCTCAAAATTACATATGGTGTACATCAATACTCCAGGTGATGAGTTCCTGAGCACCGCTGATGCCCAAAGCAAGATCGATGCCTTTTTAAAGGAGGCCAATACAGATTTGACCGTAGAGATTTTCAACGATTATACGGTTGAAAAGGGTGTTCTCAATTATAGTGATGAAGTTGATGCAGATCTTATTGGCATCCCTACCCACGGAAGAAGAGGGTTGTCCCACTTTTTTATGGGAAGTATTGGCGAGGACATTGCCAACCATGCCAAAGCACCTGTAATCACCTTTAAGATTTAA
- a CDS encoding universal stress protein, whose amino-acid sequence MKSIIVPVDFSNQSEKALKVAASLAKQQKAELFVLHMLELSPAIMGDSGYISQEQVVHLIKLGEQRFADFLDQPYLKEIKLTPIIKHYKVFSEVAEVAEKHDADLIVMGSNGVDGLEEIFIGSNTEKSGAHLRCTRIGHQRE is encoded by the coding sequence ATGAAAAGTATTATTGTACCGGTTGATTTTTCAAATCAATCAGAAAAGGCCCTAAAAGTGGCCGCTTCATTGGCAAAACAGCAAAAAGCTGAGCTCTTTGTGCTCCATATGCTGGAACTCTCCCCTGCCATTATGGGAGATTCCGGATATATTTCACAGGAACAAGTGGTGCACCTTATCAAACTCGGTGAACAACGATTTGCCGACTTTTTGGACCAACCCTATCTCAAGGAAATAAAACTCACCCCCATTATCAAACATTACAAGGTGTTCAGTGAAGTGGCGGAAGTGGCCGAAAAACACGACGCCGACCTTATTGTGATGGGTTCTAATGGTGTTGATGGATTGGAAGAGATCTTTATAGGCTCCAATACTGAAAAGAGTGGTGCGCACCTCAGATGTACCCGTATTGGTCATCAAAGGGAATGA
- the hemN gene encoding oxygen-independent coproporphyrinogen III oxidase, translating to MCGLVQKYNVPGPRYTSYPTVPYWDINSFSGKKWNSSVLRAFEENPEEGISVYIHLPFCEHMCTFCGCHKRITKRHEVERPYITAVLKEWELYVDLLGSKPVIKELHLGGGTPTFFSPENLKILIEGIVRLSTKTDDIEFSFEGHPNNTTREHLQALYDVGFRRVCFGVQDYNLTVQRAINRIQPFENVKNVTDWAREIGYTSVGHDIIYGLPFQNCADVENTIIKTNAIKPDRIAFYSYAHVPWLKGNGQRGYKEEDLPSSVEKKAQYEMGKRMLSEFGYKDVGMDHFALPTDSLYKALENGTLHRNFMGYTPSKTKLLVGLGASSISDSWYGFAQNVKNVEEYQNLVSHGVIPIFRGHILNEEDEILRRHILNIMCRFETSWSEEDEKSVDFDMVLDNLSELEKDGLVALDNQQIKVTDKGRPFVRNISMAFDLKLQRKKPDTRIFSMTV from the coding sequence ATGTGCGGATTAGTACAAAAATACAATGTTCCGGGCCCTCGATACACGAGTTATCCTACTGTGCCCTATTGGGACATCAATAGTTTTTCAGGCAAAAAATGGAATTCGAGTGTACTCAGGGCATTCGAAGAAAATCCCGAAGAGGGTATCAGTGTATATATCCACTTACCCTTTTGCGAGCATATGTGCACGTTTTGTGGATGCCATAAAAGGATTACCAAGCGCCACGAAGTGGAGCGACCCTATATTACAGCGGTTTTGAAAGAGTGGGAGTTGTATGTTGACCTTTTGGGCTCAAAACCCGTTATAAAAGAGCTTCATTTGGGCGGCGGAACCCCCACTTTTTTCTCTCCCGAGAACCTTAAAATATTGATTGAAGGAATTGTTCGGCTGAGCACCAAAACCGATGATATCGAATTTAGTTTTGAAGGACATCCGAACAATACTACACGGGAACACTTACAGGCCCTTTATGATGTAGGGTTCAGAAGGGTCTGTTTTGGAGTACAGGACTACAATCTCACCGTTCAACGTGCCATTAACAGGATTCAACCCTTTGAGAATGTAAAGAACGTTACCGATTGGGCCAGGGAAATCGGATATACCTCGGTGGGACACGATATTATTTATGGTCTTCCGTTTCAAAATTGTGCCGATGTGGAGAACACCATCATTAAAACCAACGCCATCAAACCCGACAGGATTGCTTTTTATAGTTATGCGCACGTGCCATGGCTCAAGGGCAACGGACAACGTGGCTACAAGGAGGAAGATTTACCATCATCCGTAGAAAAAAAGGCCCAGTACGAAATGGGCAAACGAATGCTTTCCGAATTTGGGTACAAGGATGTGGGAATGGACCATTTTGCATTGCCCACGGACAGTCTGTACAAGGCCTTGGAAAATGGGACACTGCACCGAAACTTTATGGGCTACACCCCATCCAAGACCAAACTATTGGTCGGTTTGGGCGCTTCCAGCATCAGCGATAGCTGGTATGGCTTTGCCCAAAATGTGAAGAATGTGGAGGAATACCAGAATTTGGTTTCGCATGGAGTTATCCCTATTTTTAGAGGACATATCCTTAATGAAGAGGATGAAATCCTCAGAAGGCATATCCTCAATATCATGTGCCGATTTGAGACAAGCTGGAGCGAGGAGGACGAAAAATCGGTTGATTTTGATATGGTGTTGGACAACCTTTCCGAACTGGAGAAGGACGGATTGGTAGCACTGGACAACCAACAGATCAAGGTAACCGATAAGGGAAGACCATTTGTGCGAAACATCAGTATGGCCTTTGACCTTAAATTGCAAAGAAAAAAACCAGATACCCGAATATTTTCCATGACCGTTTAA
- a CDS encoding CBS domain-containing protein: MGEHIAKSAFNEEERKLFVQQLIDDIHALEIMIKDGLIEDDIVRIGAEQEMCLIKDDYRPASNSLDILKDLDDPHYTTEFATYNIEANLDPITLKNDSFSSMEHQLTELVEKAKQSAKKQGSRVLLTGILPTISKDELGMDFMTPIPRYFKINEVLKAWRGDDFTLRIKGVDELSLHHDSVLFEACNTSFQLHLQIPPEDFTKSYNWAQAISGPVLSMCCNSPLLLGKELWRETRIALFQQSLDTRVWTKALREEVARVGFGERWQKHSVAEIFKQDISTHRILLTKPITQNSLHMLDKGEIPKLEALSLFNGTVYRWNRPCYGVGNGKPHLRIENRYIPAGPTVLDEMANFAFWVGLMAGRPKKYDDMPSLMDFRTAKLNFLRAATSGRNAMFSWMGKDMTAKKLVKDEFLPMAYDGLRKFHVDEKDIERLLGVIEARMKGNTGAEWQIHNFRELRKQMKLDSAIVQLTRSMYKNQQTNIPVHQWKPIENMGETKESFKWVNQIMSTKLMKLYEDDYANLALSIMQWNNIHHLPVENGKGELVGLLTWSHIEKFEQLDKKGARVGDIMVKDVITITPKTEISKAKELMNEHNIGCLPICVDTHIVGIISKVDLK; this comes from the coding sequence ATGGGAGAACATATTGCAAAAAGCGCTTTCAACGAGGAGGAACGGAAACTATTTGTACAGCAACTGATCGATGATATCCACGCCTTGGAAATTATGATCAAAGACGGCTTGATCGAAGATGATATTGTGCGAATAGGGGCCGAACAGGAAATGTGCCTCATCAAAGATGATTACAGGCCCGCTTCAAATTCCTTGGATATTCTGAAGGATTTGGACGACCCGCACTACACCACAGAATTTGCCACCTATAATATTGAGGCCAATCTTGATCCCATTACGCTGAAAAACGATAGTTTCAGTTCCATGGAACATCAACTCACCGAACTGGTCGAAAAGGCCAAACAATCTGCTAAAAAGCAGGGTAGCCGGGTTTTGTTGACCGGTATTTTACCCACCATCAGCAAAGATGAGTTGGGCATGGATTTTATGACCCCGATACCTAGGTATTTTAAGATAAACGAAGTCCTGAAAGCATGGCGCGGGGATGATTTCACCCTGCGCATAAAAGGCGTCGATGAATTGTCGCTACACCATGATTCCGTTCTTTTTGAAGCTTGCAATACCAGTTTTCAGCTGCATCTTCAAATACCTCCCGAAGATTTTACCAAGAGTTACAATTGGGCACAGGCTATTTCCGGACCGGTATTGAGCATGTGCTGTAATTCACCTCTGTTATTGGGTAAGGAACTTTGGCGGGAAACACGGATTGCCCTTTTTCAGCAAAGCTTGGATACCCGGGTATGGACCAAGGCCCTGCGGGAGGAAGTGGCAAGGGTAGGTTTTGGTGAACGCTGGCAAAAGCACTCCGTTGCCGAAATCTTTAAACAGGATATTTCTACCCATCGCATTCTATTGACCAAGCCGATTACCCAAAACTCATTGCACATGTTGGACAAGGGTGAAATACCAAAATTGGAAGCACTTAGTCTTTTCAATGGAACGGTGTATCGCTGGAACCGACCCTGTTATGGAGTCGGCAACGGTAAACCCCATCTGAGAATCGAGAACAGATACATTCCAGCTGGACCTACAGTTTTGGATGAAATGGCCAACTTTGCTTTCTGGGTCGGACTTATGGCCGGTAGACCCAAAAAATATGACGATATGCCCAGCCTAATGGACTTTAGGACCGCCAAGCTCAACTTTTTAAGGGCGGCCACAAGTGGTAGGAATGCCATGTTTTCTTGGATGGGAAAGGATATGACGGCTAAAAAATTGGTTAAGGATGAATTTTTGCCCATGGCCTATGACGGCCTGAGAAAGTTTCATGTTGATGAAAAGGATATCGAACGACTTTTGGGAGTGATTGAAGCACGAATGAAAGGCAATACTGGTGCAGAGTGGCAGATCCATAACTTTAGGGAACTCCGCAAACAAATGAAACTGGACAGTGCCATCGTACAATTGACCCGATCTATGTACAAAAATCAGCAGACGAATATTCCCGTACACCAATGGAAGCCCATCGAGAATATGGGAGAGACCAAGGAATCCTTTAAGTGGGTCAACCAGATCATGTCCACTAAACTTATGAAACTTTATGAGGATGATTATGCCAATTTGGCCCTCTCCATCATGCAATGGAACAACATACATCACCTGCCCGTAGAAAATGGAAAAGGTGAGCTCGTTGGCCTACTTACTTGGAGCCATATCGAAAAGTTTGAGCAATTGGACAAGAAGGGGGCCAGGGTAGGTGATATCATGGTGAAGGATGTCATTACCATAACGCCCAAAACCGAGATAAGCAAAGCAAAGGAATTGATGAACGAGCACAATATCGGCTGTTTGCCCATTTGTGTGGACACCCACATTGTGGGAATCATCAGCAAAGTTGATTTGAAGTAG
- a CDS encoding succinylglutamate desuccinylase/aspartoacylase family protein, translating into MVLVHSTALDETVKIDRVIDHIRGKKGGPTLVFFGGVHGNETAGVFALKEVFDELKLNNTAINGEIYAISGNLGSLTTRQRFQDEDLNRIWFSERITRIVEKKEIHNKEEKELHDLYVLIDSILETGNPPFYFLDLHTTSGDTSPFMVLNDSLLNRTYASHYPLPIILGIEEYLKGALLSYINELGYVSLGFESGQHDDGKAVQSCIEFVRYSLALTESMPVSSEKLQELKGAVAESSRPRHRFFEIYHQHDIGPESTFEMYPGFVNFQVVPKGVNLASVDGVALKTTKTRQIFMPLYQKQGNEGFYFIRPIPQFLLWLSKKLRKFKVDHILVKLPGVSWADEKKDTLLINLRIARFFAKPFLHLLGYRARRYDSGHLIAKNRESASKSQEYSETTWFKS; encoded by the coding sequence ATGGTATTGGTTCATAGCACGGCATTGGATGAGACCGTAAAAATTGATAGGGTCATTGATCATATTCGTGGAAAAAAGGGAGGCCCCACACTTGTTTTTTTTGGCGGGGTACATGGCAACGAAACAGCAGGTGTGTTCGCTTTGAAGGAAGTATTTGATGAACTTAAGTTGAACAACACCGCCATCAATGGAGAAATTTATGCGATTTCTGGAAACTTGGGCTCCCTTACAACAAGACAACGGTTCCAGGACGAAGACTTGAACAGGATCTGGTTTTCGGAACGAATCACAAGGATTGTCGAGAAAAAGGAGATTCACAATAAGGAAGAAAAGGAACTACATGATTTGTATGTCCTGATAGATTCCATCCTAGAAACAGGAAACCCTCCATTCTATTTTTTAGACCTTCATACCACTTCGGGCGATACATCACCTTTTATGGTGCTCAACGATAGTTTGCTGAACCGTACCTATGCATCACATTACCCATTGCCCATTATACTGGGAATTGAGGAATACTTAAAAGGAGCCTTATTGAGCTACATCAATGAACTGGGCTATGTATCGCTGGGTTTCGAAAGCGGACAGCATGATGATGGCAAGGCGGTTCAAAGTTGTATTGAGTTTGTTCGGTATTCCTTGGCACTGACCGAATCAATGCCCGTTTCTTCTGAAAAACTTCAGGAATTGAAGGGGGCAGTCGCCGAATCCAGTAGACCCAGACACCGGTTTTTCGAGATTTATCATCAGCATGATATTGGTCCCGAGTCCACCTTTGAAATGTATCCCGGTTTTGTCAATTTTCAAGTGGTACCCAAGGGAGTCAATTTGGCCTCGGTGGATGGTGTGGCCCTCAAAACCACAAAGACCCGGCAAATCTTCATGCCGCTTTATCAAAAACAGGGCAACGAAGGATTCTACTTTATTCGTCCAATTCCGCAATTTTTGTTATGGCTTTCCAAAAAGTTACGAAAGTTTAAGGTAGACCATATTTTGGTTAAGCTTCCCGGGGTATCGTGGGCGGATGAGAAAAAAGACACTTTGTTGATCAATCTTCGCATAGCCCGTTTTTTTGCCAAGCCCTTTCTCCACCTGTTGGGGTATCGGGCCCGCAGGTACGATAGCGGTCACCTCATCGCCAAGAACAGGGAAAGCGCATCCAAATCGCAGGAGTACAGCGAAACAACTTGGTTCAAATCATAA
- a CDS encoding energy transducer TonB, which produces MKPKKNPNAEIGRNSSLYFMIGLTSVLFMTWQSFEVKFYDEESKVSEVVQVTDELKEDVPITEVIRTAPPPPPPSAPDVIEIVEDVEDVKETIIESTESSQETFIEDAIVRIEDVDVEEVEDEVVVPFAVIENVPVFPGCENLQSQEERKACFNEKVQEHIKANFTYPPAALEMGITGRVYLQFVIDSKGRVTGIQKRGPDKLLEKEAERIIASLPRVKPGEQRGKAVSVKYSIPINFVMKGN; this is translated from the coding sequence ATGAAACCAAAAAAGAACCCAAACGCAGAAATAGGACGCAATAGCAGTCTTTATTTTATGATAGGACTTACTTCGGTATTGTTCATGACATGGCAATCCTTTGAAGTAAAGTTCTATGACGAGGAATCCAAAGTTTCAGAAGTTGTACAGGTAACCGACGAACTTAAGGAAGATGTACCCATTACAGAAGTAATTCGAACTGCGCCCCCACCACCTCCGCCATCGGCCCCCGATGTTATTGAGATTGTGGAAGACGTAGAAGACGTAAAAGAGACTATAATCGAAAGTACCGAGAGTAGCCAAGAAACCTTTATCGAGGATGCCATAGTGCGTATTGAAGATGTAGATGTGGAAGAAGTGGAAGACGAAGTTGTGGTTCCCTTTGCAGTCATCGAGAACGTACCCGTTTTTCCAGGCTGTGAAAACCTTCAAAGTCAAGAAGAACGCAAAGCATGCTTTAACGAAAAGGTTCAGGAACACATCAAAGCAAATTTCACCTATCCGCCCGCTGCACTGGAGATGGGAATTACCGGAAGGGTATATCTTCAATTTGTGATCGATTCCAAAGGTAGGGTTACCGGTATCCAAAAAAGAGGTCCTGACAAACTTTTGGAAAAAGAAGCTGAACGTATCATCGCTTCCTTGCCCAGAGTGAAACCCGGTGAGCAGAGAGGCAAGGCCGTAAGTGTTAAATACAGCATTCCCATTAACTTTGTGATGAAAGGAAATTAA
- a CDS encoding DUF2490 domain-containing protein yields the protein MGFAKYHCGWIYSFICSILLSQSLLAQHPEENEYGSWLLLCGTAKVHEEWSIPAVGIIRHHHMLDRYGFFFFRTGASYQTGQNSELTGGLALLNSSSYSETTTVSNTNQLWLYGEYTLNSKFNDNSISHRIRFENRRSIGGEPTKVNNRIRYRLQYVRPIRNGFYFKAFDELFLAIDGDTFDQNRVFVGFGRQMSKEIKADIGYFNHKFSDSSDHMLRLSISFSIDLTKKDMALLTD from the coding sequence ATGGGGTTTGCAAAGTACCATTGTGGATGGATTTATTCCTTTATATGTTCCATTCTGCTATCCCAATCCCTTCTTGCACAGCATCCGGAAGAAAACGAGTATGGCTCATGGCTCCTGCTATGCGGAACGGCCAAAGTACATGAAGAGTGGAGCATACCCGCCGTAGGCATCATTCGGCACCACCACATGCTGGATAGGTACGGGTTCTTTTTCTTTAGGACGGGTGCTTCGTATCAAACCGGCCAAAACTCAGAACTTACCGGTGGACTTGCCCTGCTCAACTCCAGTTCTTATTCCGAAACCACTACAGTATCGAATACCAATCAGCTCTGGCTGTATGGTGAGTACACCTTAAATTCAAAATTCAACGATAATTCCATTTCCCATCGAATACGATTTGAGAATAGACGTTCCATTGGTGGTGAGCCGACAAAAGTGAACAATAGGATCCGATATCGGCTACAATATGTTCGGCCCATACGAAACGGTTTCTATTTTAAGGCCTTTGATGAACTGTTCCTTGCCATTGATGGGGATACATTTGATCAAAATCGGGTATTTGTTGGTTTTGGTCGTCAAATGAGCAAGGAGATCAAGGCAGACATCGGTTACTTTAATCATAAGTTCAGCGATTCCAGCGATCATATGCTGCGGTTGAGTATTTCATTCTCTATTGATCTTACAAAAAAAGACATGGCATTATTGACGGATTAA